Proteins found in one Mangifera indica cultivar Alphonso chromosome 15, CATAS_Mindica_2.1, whole genome shotgun sequence genomic segment:
- the LOC123197785 gene encoding transcription factor TRY: MEIASRRRGKQAKTVIFESEEVSSIEWEFINMTEQEEDLIYRMHRLVGDRWDLIAGRIPGRKAEEIERFWIMKNCEGFAERRSQTECSSPGEF; the protein is encoded by the exons ATGGAAATTGCGAGCAGGCGGCGTGGGAAGCAGGCCAAAACAGTAATCTTTGAGTCTGAAG AGGTTAGTAGTATTGAATGGGAATTCATTAACATGACTGAACAAGAAGAAGATCTCATCTACAGAATGCATAGACTCGTTGGAGATAG GTGGGATTTGATAGCAGGGCGAATACCAGGACGGAAAGCGGAAGAGATAGAGAGGTTTTGGATAATGAAAAACTGTGAAGGGTTTGCCGAAAGAAGAAGCCAGA CTGAATGTTCTTCGCCGGGGGAATTCTAG